The Vulpes vulpes isolate BD-2025 chromosome 10, VulVul3, whole genome shotgun sequence genome has a window encoding:
- the LZTR1 gene encoding leucine-zipper-like transcriptional regulator 1 yields the protein MAGPGGSGGPIGAGALAGSARSKVAPSVDFDHSCSDSVEYLTLNFGPFETVHRWRRLPPCDEFVGARRSKHTVVAYKDAIYVFGGDNGKTMLNDLLRFDVKDCSWCRAFTTGTPPAPRYHHSAVVYGSSMFVFGGYTGDIYSNSNLKNKNDLFEYKFATGQWTEWKIEGRLPVARSAHGATVYSDKLWIFAGYDGNARLNDMWTIGLQDRELTCWEEVAQSGEIPPSCCNFPVAVCRDKMFVFSGQSGAKITNNLFQFEFKDKTWTRIPTEHLLRGSPPPPQRRYGHTMVAFDRHLYVFGGAADNTLPNELHCYDVDFQTWEVVQPSSDSEVGGAEVPERASASEEAPALPSEERGGFKKSRDVFGLDFGTSTAKQPGPPASELPSGRLFHAAAVISDAMYIFGGTVDNNIRSGEMYRFQFSCYPKCTLHEDYGRLWESRQFCDVEFVLGEKEECVQGHVAIVTARSRWLRRKIVQARERLGQKLEEEAGPAPREVPAGAVGGPRPPLLRVAIREAEARPFEVLMQFLYTDKIKYPRKGHVEDVLLIMDVYKLALSFQLCRLEQLCRQYIEASVDLQNVLVVCESAARLQLGQLKEHCLNFVVKESHFNQVIMMKEFERLSSPLIVEIVRRKQQPPPRAPSEQPVDIGTSLIQDMKAYLEGAGAEFCDITLLLDGHPRPAHKAILAARSSYFEAMFRSFMPEDGQVNISIGEMVPSRQAFESMLRYIYYGEVNMPPEDSLYLFAAPYYYGFYNNRLQAYCKQNLEMNVTVQNVLQILEAADKTQALDMKRHCLHIIVHQFTKVSKLPTLRSLSQQLLLDIIDSLASHISDKQCAELGADI from the exons ATGGCTGGGCCGGGGGGCTCGGGAGGCCCGATCGGGGCCGGGGCCCTGGCGGGCAGCGCACGGTCCAAGGTAGCCCCGAGCGTGGACTTTGACCACAGCTGCTCTGACAGTGTTGAGTACCTGACACTCAACTTCGGGCCCTTCGAGACAGTGCATCGTTGGCGGCGCCTCCCGCCCTGCGACGAGTTCGTGGGGGCCCG gCGCAGCAAGCACACAGTGGTGGCCTATAAAGATGCCATCTATGTATTTGGTGGAGACAATGG GAAGACCATGCTCAATGACCTCCTGCGGTTCGACGTGAAGGACTGCTCCTGGTGCAG GGCCTTCACCACTGGCACCCCACCAGCCCCCCGCTACCACCACTCGGCCGTTGTCTACGGAAGCAGCATGTTTGTCTTCG GGGGCTACACTGGGGACATTTATTCCAATTCTAACCTGAAGAATAAAAACGACCTTTTTGAATATAAGTTTGCAACTGGCCAGTGGACAGAGTGGAAAATTGAAGGACG GTTGCCAGTCGCTAGGTCTGCCCACGGCGCCACGGTGTACAGCGACAAGCTGTGGATCTTTGCTGGCTATGACGGCAATGCTAG GTTGAATGACATGTGGACCATTGGCCTCCAAGACCGGGAGCTCACATgctgggaggag GTGGCCCAGAGCGGCGAGATCCCGCCCTCCTGCTGCAACTTCCCGGTGGCCGTGTGCCGCGACAAGATGTTTGTGTTCTCAGGGCAGAGTGGAGCCAAGATAACCAACAACCTCTTCCAGTTTGAATTCAAGGACAAGAC GTGGACCCGCATCCCCACCGAGCACCTGCTTCGAggctccccaccgcccccccagcGGCGCTATGGGCACACCATGGTGGCCTTTGACCGCCACCTCTACGTGTTTGGGGGCGCAGCAGACAACACGCTGCCTAATGAGCTGCACTGCTATGATGTGGACTTCCAGACCTGGGAGGTGGTCCAGCCCAGCTCGGACAGCGAG gtCGGTGGGGCTGAGGTGCCCGAGCGAGCATCGGCGTCCGAGGAGGCGCCCGCGCTGCCCTCTGAGGAGCGGGGCGGCTTCAAGAAGTCCCGGGATGTGTTCGGCCTGGACTTCGGCACCAGCACGGCCAAGCAGCCCGGCCCGCCGGCCTCCGAG CTGCCCAGCGGAAGGCTCTTCCACGCGGCTGCTGTGATCTCAGACGCCATGTACATCTTCGGGGGGACCGTGGACAACAACATCCGGAGCGGGGAGATGTACAGGTtccag TTCTCCTGTTACCCCAAGTGCACGCTGCATGAGGACTACGGGCGGCTGTGGGAGAGCCGCCAGTTCTGTGACGTGGAGTTTGTGCTGGGTGAG AAGGAGGAGTGTGTGCAGGGCCACGTGGCCATCGTCACGGCGCGGAGCCGCTGGCTGCGCAGGAAGATCGTGCAGGCGCGGGAGCGGCTGGGCCAG AAGCTAGAGGAGGAGGCGGGCCCGGCTCCCAGGGAGGTCCCTGCTGGGGCCGTGGGGGGGCCCCGGCCGCCCCTGCTGCGCGTGGCCATCCGCGAGGCCGAGGCCCGGCCCTTTGAGGTGCTCATGCAGTTCCTCTACACGGACAAGATCAAGTACCCGCGGAAAG GCCACGTGGAGGACGTGCTGCTCATCATGGACGTGTACAAGTTGGCTCTGAGCTTCCAGCTGTGCCGCCTGGAGCAGCTGTGCCGCCAGTACATCGAGGCCTCTGTGGACCTGCAGAACGTGCTGGTTGTGTGTGAGAGCGCCGCCAGGCTGCAGCTGGGCCAGCTGAAG GAGCACTGCCTGAACTTCGTGGTGAAGGAGTCCCACTTCAACCAGGTGATCATGATGAAGGAGTTCGAGCgcctctcctccccactgatTGTGGAGATCGTTCGGCGGAAGCAGCAgccgcctccccgcgccccctcAGAGCAGCCCGTGGACATCG GCACGTCTCTGATTCAGGACATGAAGGCGTACCTGGAGGGAGCAGGTGCGGAGTTCTGTGACATCACTCTGCTGCTGGATGGGCACCCGAGACCTGCCCACAAGGCCATCCTGGCCGCTCGCTccag CTACTTTGAGGCCATGTTCCGGTCCTTCATGCCGGAGGATGGCCAGGTGAACATCTCCATCGGGGAGATGGTGCCCAGCAGGCAGGCCTTTGAGTCCATGCTGCGCTACATCTACTACGGGGAGGTCAACATGCCGCCGGAGGACTCTCT CTACCTGTTTGCGGCCCCCTACTATTACGGCTTCTACAACAACCGGCTGCAAGCGTACTGCAAGCAGAACCTGGAGATGAACGTGACTGTGCAGAACGTACTGCAG ATCCTGGAGGCGGCCGACAAGACGCAGGCCCTGGACATGAAGCGGCACTGCCTGCACATCATCGTGCATCAGTTCACCAAG GTTTCCAAGCTGCCCACGCTGCGCTCACTGAGTCAGCAGCTGCTGCTCGACATCATAGACTCGCTGGCCTCCCACATCTCCGACAAGCAGTGCGCAGAGCTGGGCGCCGACATATGA
- the THAP7 gene encoding THAP domain-containing protein 7, protein MPRHCSAAGCCTRDTRETRNRGISFHRLPKKDNPRRGLWLANCQRLDPSGQGLWDPASEYIYFCSKHFEENCFELVGISGYHRLKEGAVPTIFESFSKLRRTTKTKGHSYPPGPPDVSRLRRCRKRCSDSRGPTTPFSPPPPADVTCFPVEEASAPAALPASPTGRLEAGLSSPFSDLLGPLGAQADEAGCSAQPSPEREPERQPSPLEPRPVSPSAYMLRLPPPAGAYIQNEHSYQVGSALLWKRRAEAALDALDKAQRQLQACKRREQRLRLRLSKLQQERAREKRAQADARQTLKEHVQDFAMQLSSSMA, encoded by the exons ATGCCGCGTCACTGCTCCGCCGCCGGCTGCTGCACACGGGACACGCGCGAGACGCGCAACCGCGGCATCTCTTTCCACAG ACTTCCCAAGAAGGACAACCCGAGGCGAGGCTTGTGGCTGGCCAACTGCCAGCGGCTGGACCCTAGCGGCCAGGGCCTGTGGGACCCGGCTTCCGAGTACATCTACTTCTGCTCCAAACACTTTGAGGAGAACTGCTTTGAGCTGGTGGGCATCAG TGGGTATCACAGGCTGAAGGAGGGGGCGGTTCCCACGATATTTGAGTCTTTCTCCAAGCTACGCCGGACGACCAAGACCAAGGGACACAGTTACCCACCTGGCCCACCCGACGTCAGCCGGCTCCGGCGATGCAGGAAGCG atGCTCTGACAGCCGGGGGCCCACGACTCCATTTTCTCCACCTCCACCTGCTGATGTCACCTGCTTTCCTGTGGAAGAGGCATCAGCCCCTGCTGCTTTGCCTGCCTCCCCCACTGGGAGGTTGGAGGCTGGCCTCAGCAGCCCCTTCTCAGacctcctggggcccctgggtgcccaGGCAGATGAAGCAGGCTGCAGCGCCCAGCCCTCACCGGAGCGGGAGCCAGAGAGACAGCCGTCCCCCCTTGAGCCACGCCCCGTGTCACCCTCAGCCTATATGTTACGCCTCCCACCCCCAGCGGGTGCCTACATCCAGAATGAGCACAGCTACCAGGTGGGCAGCGCCCTTCTCTGGAAGCGGCGGGCTGAGGCCGCACTTGATGCTCTGGACAAGGCCCAGCGCCAGCTGCAGGCCTGCAAGCGGCGAGAGCAGCGCCTGCGGCTCCGGCTAAGCAAGCTGCAGCAGGAACGGGCACGGGAGAAGCGGGCGCAGGCCGATGCCCGCCAGACTCTGAAGGAGCACGTGCAGGACTTTGCCATGCAGCTGAGCAGCAGCATGGCGTGA
- the LOC112907570 gene encoding tubulin alpha-3 chain, giving the protein MRECISIHVGQAGVQIGNACWELYCLEHGIQPDGQMPSDKTIGGGDDSFNTFFSETGAGKHVPRAVFVDLEPTVVDEVRTGTYRQLFHPEQLITGKEDAANNYARGHYTIGKEIVDLVLDRIRKLADLCTGLQGFLIFHSFGGGTGSGFASLLMERLSVDYGKKSKLEFAIYPAPQVSTAVVEPYNSILTTHTTLEHSDCAFMVDNEAIYDICRRNLDIERPTYTNLNRLIGQIVSSITASLRFDGALNVDLTEFQTNLVPYPRIHFPLATYAPVISAEKAYHEQLSVAEITNACFEPANQMVKCDPRHGKYMACCMLYRGDVVPKDVNAAIATIKTKRTIQFVDWCPTGFKVGINYQPPTVVPGGDLAKVQRAVCMLSNTTAIAEAWARLDHKFDLMYAKRAFVHWYVGEGMEEGEFSEAREDLAALEKDYEEVGVDSVEAEAEEGEEY; this is encoded by the exons CGCGAGTGCATCTCTATCCACGTGGGGCAGGCAGGTGTCCAGATCGGCAATGCCTGCTGGGAACTGTACTGCCTTGAACATGGAATTCAGCCTGATGGTCAAATGCCAAGTGACAAAACCATCGGTGGTGGGGATGACTCGTTCAACACGTTCTTCAGCGAGACTGGGGCTGGCAAGCATGTGCCCAGAGCAGTGTTTGTGGACCTGGAACCCACCGTGGTCG ATGAAGTGCGCACGGGGACCTACAGGCAGCTCTTCCACCCAGAGCAGCTGATCACCGGGAAGGAGGACGCAGCCAATAATTACGCCAGAGGCCATTACACCATCGGCAAGGAGATCGTTGACCTGGTCCTGGACCGGATCCGGAAACTG GCGGATCTGTGCACGGGGCTGCAGGGCTTCCTCATCTTCCACAGTTTTGGGGGCGGCACCGGCTCTGGGTTTGCGTCTCTGCTCATGGAGCGGCTGTCGGTGGACTACGGCAAGAAGTCCAAGCTGGAATTTGCCATCTACCCGGCTCCCCAGGTGTCCACGGCCGTGGTGGAGCCCTACAACTCCATCCTGACCACCCACACCACCCTGGAGCATTCCGACTGTGCCTTCATGGTGGACAACGAGGCCATCTACGACATATGTCGGCGCAACCTGGATATCGAGCGGCCCACGTACACCAACCTCAATCGTCTGATCGGGCAGATCGTGTCCTCCATCACGGCCTCCCTGCGATTCGATGGGGCCCTGAACGTGGACTTGACAGAATTCCAGACCAACCTGGTCCCGTACCCCCGCATCCACTTCCCCCTGGCCACCTACGCCCCGGTCATCTCAGCCGAGAAGGCCTACCACGAGCAGCTGTCCGTGGCCGAGATCACCAATGCCTGCTTCGAGCCGGCCAACCAGATGGTCAAGTGTGACCCTCGGCACGGCAAGTACATGGCCTGCTGCATGTTGTACAGGGGGGACGTGGTCCCGAAAGATGTCAACGCGGCCATCGCCACCATCAAGACCAAGCGCACCATCCAGTTTGTGGATTGGTGCCCGACTGGATTTAAG GTGGGCATCAACTACCAGCCCCCCACTGTCGTCCCCGGGGGTGACCTGGCCAAGGTGCAGCGGGCCGTGTGCATGCTGAGCAACACTACCGCCATCGCCGAGGCCTGGGCCCGCCTGGACCATAAGTTTGACCTCATGTATGCAAAGCGAGCCTTTGTGCACTGGTACGTGGGGGAAGGCATGGAGGAAGGGGAGTTCTCTGAGGCCCGGGAGGACCTGGCAGCCCTGGAGAAAGATTATGAAGAGGTGGGCGTGGATTCTGTGGAAGCAGAGGCTGAAGAAGGGGAAGAATACTGA